A window of Bacillus sp. DX3.1 genomic DNA:
TTATTATTTTCTCCCATACCAGCAGTTGCAACAAGTAATTGCTTAACAGATGGTAGAAGTAAACTTCCATCTGCAAGTGTTGTTCCATTATGCGGTGTTGCCAATGTTGTTACACTATGCACATAAGACTTTCCTCCCTGGAACAACGGAGAAATTTGCACATCGGCATGTTGTTTTGCATAGTTTCTTTCTTCTTGACTACCTTCTTTCAATAATTGGACAAGTGTACGTATCGTTTGCCCACCCATACTATGTCCTACCAAATGAACCTTATTTGTTTCACTCCAATTCGGAGCAAATCCCGTATATGTTCTACCGTATCGATCATGTCCATGTTTTGCAGCATGTTCCGCTCCATAGTCAACTGTCCCCCCATTGATTTGTGTGTATAACTCACATGCACGATCCCAGTTACTAGATAACGGTCCAACAGCTGCCGTATGTACATTATATCCATCTGTCTTTAAATTCTCTTGAATATCGTGAACGCCGCCCCAATATTTCACACCTAACAATTCATCTCGTCCCCAACCTGTAAACCCATGAACAAGAATAATAGGATTATTATCGCTCTTTCCTTCTTCTGCATGTACCGGTGATGAAATAATTGCACATGAAACAATAAAAAATAAAATCAAAAATCCCCCAAACAATCTTCTCATTTTACATCCCCTTTCTTTTTCTCTACCCCCTAATAAAACGCTTTCAATTCTCCCTCCTTTTATGCGATAGAAAAAAAGACCCGAAATATACACCTATGCAATACGCAAAGGTTATACAATGTGGATCTCCAGTTCTCTATCACAGTTATTAACTTAAACATACTGTAAACTATTTTATTTAAATTGTCACTAAATTATGAAATATTACATAATTAGTTTATTTTATTAATAATCAGTTACACTTTCTAATTTTCTTTATAAACTTTCATCTCTTTATTTTTCATCTTCAAGAGTTACAAACTTGACTGATATTAATTTATCAAAATCATTTACTTGTTTTTCTAGTTTTAAATATTCATTTACAATTGTATTATCCGTTGACATCGTTGGGTTTTGATCACCTAATGATTTTTTCAAACGAATTAATTGCAGATTTGTTTCATCAGCTGGTATTTGTTTATAAATATCGTTAGCAACAACAACGAGATACGTTTCAGAATCATGGTCACGTAAATGTCCAAGCCAAGAATCACTATCATATGTAACAGGTATCTCTTTACCGTTTAGGTTAAGGTTTGTTACATAACTATCGTCGCTTTCTGCAAATAGGAGTGCGCTCCCTTTTCCTATCTCTGGTAATTTAGCTAACGGCGTAGAATCCATTTTTCCATTCACATCATCACGTTTACGAAAGATTTTTGTTTTTATAATCGTTTTAGCTGTTGTTTCATCTAAAATAAGAACAGCTTTCTCATCGACCTTTCCTGTTTTCACTCGAAACATAGTCTTTGTTTTTATATTGTCTTTATATCGATCTATAACTGGAACTGCATCTTGTTCATTACCAATTATAAATATCCCATTGGCTGGTTGAGAATCCTGAGTAAATTTAGAACATGCACTTAAGCCAATAACAGCCAGTACACTGATTATAAAAATAGTCATATACTTTTTCATAACTGCTCCTTTCTTTTATTGATCCATTGTTTTATAAAGTCGTTGCAAATAGCGCCAACGGACCATAAAGAAATACAAAATTTGTATACATAAGAACGAGATAAGAATTGCAATAGAACTTTTGAAAATAGAATAGTCGATTAGTTGTTGCAGCGCTGTATATGCTACAGCACTATGAACTACCGCAACGAGAATTGGTAAAAAGAACATCAATAATAATTGTCGCGTTACAATTCCTTTTAATTCTCGCTTACTTAAACCAATTT
This region includes:
- a CDS encoding lipase, whose product is MRRLFGGFLILFFIVSCAIISSPVHAEEGKSDNNPIILVHGFTGWGRDELLGVKYWGGVHDIQENLKTDGYNVHTAAVGPLSSNWDRACELYTQINGGTVDYGAEHAAKHGHDRYGRTYTGFAPNWSETNKVHLVGHSMGGQTIRTLVQLLKEGSQEERNYAKQHADVQISPLFQGGKSYVHSVTTLATPHNGTTLADGSLLLPSVKQLLVATAGMGENNNLSLYDFKLDQWGIKKKAGESFLQYSNRVLNSSVWKGTKDISQWDLSTDGAKELNEWVKAQPDVYYFSYSGHATKATPITGLHLPHVTMNKTLMGNAIFLGSYARYEENRPVIDSSWWQNDGVVNTNSMIGPSTDEVINYNGAPQAGKWNHIETKHNWDHLDMVGLSVSDSLGFSDIHAFYRTVAERLANLPK
- a CDS encoding lipoprotein BA_5634 family protein, which produces MKKYMTIFIISVLAVIGLSACSKFTQDSQPANGIFIIGNEQDAVPVIDRYKDNIKTKTMFRVKTGKVDEKAVLILDETTAKTIIKTKIFRKRDDVNGKMDSTPLAKLPEIGKGSALLFAESDDSYVTNLNLNGKEIPVTYDSDSWLGHLRDHDSETYLVVVANDIYKQIPADETNLQLIRLKKSLGDQNPTMSTDNTIVNEYLKLEKQVNDFDKLISVKFVTLEDEK